A single Plasmodium sp. gorilla clade G2 genome assembly, chromosome: 7 DNA region contains:
- a CDS encoding 40S ribosomal protein S5, putative: METTTADIKLFKKWSYEEINIADLSLVDCIAVSQKACVYTPHTAGRYQKKRFRKALCPIVERLVNSMMMHGRNNGKKLKAIRIVAYAFEIIHLMTGENPIQVFVNAVQKGGPREDSTRIGSAGVVRRQAVDVSPLRRVNQAIYLICTGARNAAFRNIKSISECLAEEIINCANESSSSYAIKKKDEIERVAKANR, translated from the exons ATGGAAACAACAACGGCTGATATaaaactttttaaaaaatggtCATATGAAGAGATCAATATTGCTGACTTATCTTTG gtgGATTGTATAGCTGTGTCACAAAAAGCATGTGTTTATACCCCACATACCGCTGGGCGTTATCAAAAGAAAAGGTTTAGAAAAGCTTTATGTCCAATCGTAGAAAGATTAGTAAATTCTATGATGATGCATGGAAGGAATAAcggaaaaaaattaaaagcaATAAGAATTGTAGCTTATGCTTTTGaaattattcatttaatGACAGGAGAAAACCCAATACAAGTTTTTGTAAATGCAGTACAAAAAGGTGGACCAAGAGAAGACTCAACAAGAATTGGATCAGCTGGTGTTGTTAGAAGACAAGCTGTTGATGTCTCTCCTTTAAGAAGAGTAAATCAAGCTATCTATTTAATTTGTACTGGTGCTAGAAATGCAGCTtttagaaatattaaatcTATATCTGAATGTTTAGCAgaagaaattattaattgTGCTAATGAATCATCAAGTTCTTAtgctattaaaaaaaaagatgaaattGAAAGAGTAGCAAAAGCTAACAGATAA
- a CDS encoding secreted ookinete protein, putative, translating to MNKLFLFCLFVYSVVAVRPYKERYGNVSKHLDNEFKKRNPDGGKPFNLKENINYVRKNNYELYVDANGELKQQNYNVNEPRQVLKKNMDKFRYLVNDLEVLFGVYELNSRDKEKVLRETLKKESLCFTIAGLVSNSLNQINVEDSPIYGLLIQGERDKNYEVNNTLDIYVILSNISVPLGSFFFPEMKRAPYQLPYLVGHYDSRSGIKNKDISYLCPLPEFLIDVMRTTKYGLKFNFNGTDMDVKELFPVTLTNTLETASLLPVQKEDSYKNERNMLLGILKNISKDVPYRKVVDRGVQGNGIINPEERILASKSFSSSRENIKNFVSNSGKSPLDTSSVALYFLALSQNLFEKTRNAVPSSNRLTNITVTNVQTNNAGYLTHYTLKLGLENSRSLTVEALVNGKNIYVPKDIKNMETVVSYDVPYTWGIMVSPQEGFSYIFGNLVFDIAKSFSYNVNNLSSFVRSP from the coding sequence ATGAATAagctatttttattttgtcttTTCGTATACAGCGTCGTAGCTGTAAGACCCTACAAGGAACGTTATGGTAATGTTTCTAAGCATTTAGATAACGAGTTTAAGAAGAGGAACCCTGATGGAGGAAAACCATtcaatttaaaagaaaatattaattatgtaagaaaaaataattatgagtTGTATGTTGATGCGAATGGAGAATTAAAACAACAGAATTATAATGTGAATGAACCAAGAcaagttttaaaaaaaaatatggataaATTTCGATATTTAGTAAACGATTTAGAAGTATTATTTGGTGTGTATGAATTAAATTCTAGAGATAAAGAAAAGGTATTAAGAGAgactttaaaaaaagaatcttTATGCTTTACTATTGCTGGTTTAGTATCAAATAGTCTTAACCAAATAAATGTTGAGGATTCTCCAATATATGGATTATTAATACAAGGAGAAAGGGACAAAAATTATGAAGTAAATAATACACttgatatatatgtgatattatcaaatataaGTGTTCCTTTAggtagttttttttttccagaAATGAAAAGAGCCCCATATCAACTACCATATTTAGTTGGTCATTATGATAGTAGAAgtggaataaaaaataaggatatttcttatttatgTCCATTACCTGAATTTTTAATAGATGTAATGAGAACAACTAAATATGgattaaaatttaattttaatggCACAGATATGGATGTCAAAGAACTTTTCCCTGTAACCTTAACAAATACACTAGAAACAGCTAGTCTCTTACCTGTCCAAAAAGAAGATTCTTATAAGAATGAACGTAACATGTTATTaggtatattaaaaaatatatcaaaagatGTACCATATAGAAAGGTTGTAGATAGAGGAGTACAAGGTAATGGTATTATTAACCCTGAAGAAAGAATATTAGCAAGTAAATCCTTTTCTAGTTCTcgtgaaaatattaaaaattttgtatCGAATTCTGGTAAAAGCCCATTAGATACAAGTTCTGTggctttatattttttagcaTTAAGTCAaaatttatttgaaaaaactAGAAATGCAGTACCATCTAGTAATAGATTAACTAATATAACAGTAACAAATGTTCAAACAAATAATGCTGGATATTTAACACATTATACTCTAAAATTAGGTTTAGAAAATTCAAGATCATTAACAGTAGAAGCTTTAGTtaatggaaaaaatatatatgtacctaaagatataaaaaatatggaaacgGTAGTATCATATGATGTACCATATACATGGGGTATAATGGTGAGTCCCCAAGAAGGATTTTCATATATCTTTGGAAACTTAGTTTTTGACATTGCCAAATCTTTCTCTTATAATGTGAACAACTTATCTTCCTTTGTAAGAAGTccatag
- a CDS encoding PelOta protein homologue, putative — MKLLYRKRDNDKMIIGLITEEDDDLWGVYNLLSLNDEIESFTSRKVQKDIGNNSYVTEIRKLMLTLCITKIDFDCENNSLRVSGKNVKVNEYVKIGQYHTFDIGVNDKIKIMKKNWDHIYREKLEECTNIKNNCEIAILLIDCGRANMYLLTQQLYKTIFSINKIIHKKKDKNNSPSYKKSLESFFNNVIKNLYSSINFEKIKCLVLGGPGFFKNDFFTYLYEKSDMKNDKNILTLKNKFLIVKTSNIFKNSLNEILNDENMKKQILNLKVVSNVDILNKFYKIFEKDEDKICYGPDEVKYASKINAIDSLLITDKTFRSCDVKTRKEYVQVVQHVKNTGGKVYIFSDNHTSGEQLNSLTGIAAILKFPIFYDIHKGDDKGQYIKEDHIKREDTQKGEYMKNI; from the coding sequence ATGAAGTTATTATATAGAAAGCGTGATAACGATAAGATGATTATCGGTTTAATTACAGAAGAGGATGATGATTTGTGGGGAGTGTATAATTTGTTAAGtttaaatgatgaaataGAATCTTTTACTTCAAGAAAGGTTCAGAAAGATATTGGTAATAATTCTTATGTAACTGAAATAAGAAAGTTGATGTTAACATTGTGTATTACTAAGATTGATTTTGATTGTGAAAATAATAGTTTAAGAGTATCAggaaaaaatgtaaaagtaAATGAATATGTTAAGATTGGTCAGTATCATACATTTGATATAGGTgttaatgataaaataaaaattatgaaaaagaactgggatcatatatatagagaaaaattagaagaatgtactaatataaagaataattgTGAAATTgctattttattaattgatTGTGGTCGTGCTAATATGTATTTACTTACAcaacaattatataaaacaatatttaGTATTAATAAGATAATACATAAGAAAAAAGACAAAAATAATTCGCcgtcatataaaaaatcattagaaagtttttttaataatgtcataaaaaatttatattcaaGTATTAATTttgagaaaataaaatgtctGGTTTTAGGTGGTCCtggtttttttaaaaatgatttttttaCTTATCTGTATGAAAAATCAGATATGAAGAATGATAAGAATATTCtcacattaaaaaataaatttttaattgtaAAAACATcgaatatttttaaaaattctttaaatgaaatattaaatgatgaaaatatgaaaaaacaaattttaAATTTGAAAGTGGTATCAAATGtggatattttaaataaattttataaaatttttgaaaAAGATGAAGACAAAATTTGTTATGGTCCTGATGAAGTGAAATATGCATCGAAAATAAATGCTATAGATTCATTATTAATAACTGATAAAACATTTAGAAGTTGTGATGTTAAAACTAGAAAGGAATATGTTCAGGTAGTACAGCATGTAAAAAATACAGGAGGAaaagtttatattttttcagaTAATCATACATCAGGTGAACAATTAAATTCTTTAACAGGTATTGCAGCTATATTAAAGTTTCctattttttatgatattcATAAGGGAGATGATAAGggacaatatataaaagaagatcATATTAAAAGGGAAGATACACAAAAAGGTGagtatatgaaaaatatatga
- a CDS encoding rhoptry-associated leucine zipper-like protein 1: MNFFFFFIIVYCFISSFYLIKSSPNDRNKINKNNIPVQRGTPNLKDINVHNVEKKTNIESVNNNKNNKTCSRNLNANNVDNAIQTGVNKKGETKNEEVKKVEKDNDEKEEDEYEEDEMKEDEMKEDEMKEDEMKEDENEEDEMKDDEENEDNKNNKSNKSNKNDYSEKKNVKVEVTSEKKNKELQEEKKELKKMNEKNTNKEEIKNKNKENTFDFYKNLNSSFNQNKNMNNNNNNNKTFIEKKEESIDMKKPHCSNNNKMCNYNNMNNHMSTNKNNNQIFQENKKDVNKSVDNLKNEENDNKKNEENDNKKIDDNFNEENIYEERNQKILLIHLLKNIKELLNRQRQNFNNFLSFLSENYQSYEKFNKSQKYKNNQNYMDKLNEQGELKNVTVTSHSFLDMSKQVNDKKNKNGVFVNLMSDQNEDGDDTNKGDDTNNGDDTNNGDDTNNGDDTNNGDDTNKDDDTNKDDDTNKNDDTNKDDDSGKKSRDISDIKNIIDSILQSDDITDEQKKYLEIIKKILDLEEDVLNKEKEQLKLNKNIIEVLMGKSDELRNIAVTLKNGNGENESSQRVDLAQNIVSNLLNFSVQLKNTGNIVYNNIQGQGELLQSIEKNIDQAENDLKKSATVNTTFIPKNITNIEQNDQETQTDDDINDSDVDENDMNDNNKCHMYKQNNCSMKRKNNCKKYFLNSHYNNFICNKQKKYNKNNIENKQKDNKKFKLNESMKNHFYNIFIKETVMLKKLYKVLFELF; encoded by the coding sequence atgaattttttttttttttttattatagttTACTGTTTTATTAGTTCATTTTACTTGATAAAATCATCTCCCAAtgatagaaataaaataaataaaaataatatacccGTTCAACGTGGCACACcaaatttaaaagatataaatgtaCATAATGTTGAAAAAAAGACAAATATAGAAagtgtaaataataataaaaataataaaacatgtTCTAGAAATTTAAATGCGAACAATGTAGATAATGCCATACAAACAGgggtaaataaaaaaggggAAACCAAAAATGAAGAGGTTAAAAAGGTTGAGAAGgataatgatgaaaaggAAGAGGATGAATATGAAGAGGATGAAATGAAAGAAGATGAAATGAAAGAAGATGAAATGAAAGAAGATGAAATGAAAGAagatgaaaatgaagaagatgaaatgaaagatgatgaagaaaatgaagataataaaaataataaaagtaataaaagtaataaaaatgattatagTGAGAAAAAGAATGTCAAGGTTGAAGTAActtcagaaaaaaaaaataaagaattacaagaagaaaaaaaagaattgaaaaaaatgaatgaaaaaaatacaaacaaagaagaaataaaaaataagaataaagaGAATACTTTcgatttttataaaaatctaAACAGTTCATtcaatcaaaataaaaacatgaacaataataataataataataaaacatttattgAGAAGAAAGAAGAATCTATAGACATGAAGAAGCCACATTGTTcaaataacaataaaatgTGTAACTAcaacaatatgaataatcatatgtcaacaaataaaaataacaatcaAATATTtcaagaaaacaaaaaagatgtaaataaatctgtagataatttaaaaaatgaagaaaatgataataaaaagaatgaagaaaatgataataaaaagattGATGACAAttttaatgaagaaaatatatatgaagaaagaaatcaaaaaatattacttatccatttattaaagaatataaaagaattattaaacaGACAAAGACAAAActttaataatttcttatcATTCTTAAGTGAAAATTATCAGAGTTATGAAAAATTTAACAAatcacaaaaatataaaaataatcaaaattatATGGATAAGTTAAATGAGCAAGGGGAATTGAAAAATGTTACTGTAACAAGTCATTCTTTTTTGGACATGAGCAAACAAGTGAATGATAAGAAGAATAAAAATGGTGTATTTGTAAATCTGATGAGTGATCAAAATGAAGATGGTGATGACACAAATAAAGGTGATGACACAAATAATGGAGATGACACAAATAATGGAGATGACACAAATAATGGTGATGACACAAATAATGGTGATGACACAAATAAAGATGATGACACCAATAAAGATGATGacacaaataaaaatgatgacacAAATAAAGATGATGACAGTGGAAAAAAATCACGCGACATATCAGATATTAAAAACATTATAGATAGCATACTCCAATCTGATGATATAACtgatgaacaaaaaaaatacttagagatcattaaaaaaatattagatTTAGAAGAGGatgtattaaataaagaaaaggaacaattaaaattaaacaaaaatattattgaagTATTAATGGGTAAATCAGATGAATTAAGAAATATAGCTGTAAcattaaaaaatggaaatgGTGAAAATGAAAGTTCTCAACGTGTCGATTTAGCACAAAATATTGTatcaaatttattaaatttttcagttcaattaaaaaatactGGTAATAtagtttataataatatacaaggACAAGGAGAATTATTACAAtctattgaaaaaaatattgatcaAGCTGAAAATGATCTTAAAAAAAGTGCTACCGTTAATACTACATTTATAcctaaaaatataacaaatatagaACAAAATGATCAAGAAACACAAActgatgatgatataaacgATTCTGATGtagatgaaaatgatatgaatgataataataaatgtcatatgtataaacaaaataactgttcaatgaaaagaaaaaataattgtaagaaatatttcttaaattcacattataataattttatatgtaacaaacaaaaaaaatataataaaaataatatagaaaataaacaaaaagataacaaaaaatttaaattaaacGAATCCATGAAAAATCATTtctataacatttttattaaagaaaCGGTTAtgttgaaaaaattatacaagGTTTTATTTGagcttttttaa
- a CDS encoding ubiquitin carboxyl-terminal hydrolase, putative, with protein sequence MFHLIVYSDDSLQKVKRSLNVFENIYDQNGNKLEKAVEQSIKKCLDSDMPKYIHKIIDDENKDYKEYINDYNYNYIYNSYLRKDIIQFYTCNLLQLYIKDTKNCDLYLIDEYEEDQSKCNDNKQKNKNIHNVYKKEKHTVEEYNVHSSSNNIDDISVDMINLPLHRSHILLILSLPTYYPFYEFFLLIQDFINFIVHIKIFKLRGYLNFLKKKKKKKKKKKFNNKKKNNNINNNNNYYNNCSSCCIDKIKKNDIDGDIKKKKTENTNGDSQMNTYNINTKSQSKCKQKVNNLKDESNTYIENIELCKLNNKNYNKFTHVEKKEKFYRKNIYTHDNIYDDHLYSFDHMDDSSISSGSYLYEDSLKNVSLKEEEKKLLNTCVKDNLKDNYMYNQNVLDLLTVNNDINNNNNNNINGNTYDCYQKNNSLNYYDFLYTDKILSSYNKMYHNIKKNLKKKKKIHTYSILIFFKTQIYADMFYKKFHCRNLSAFKCRKVSEKKVKNFYDNWYIYCAFVNLIYYILNDKENMEHVATNESTRQFMLNKNVYDNISDGIYDGMSDGISDGMSDGISDGMSDGISDGMSDDISNFMCGNVHMACADKDIPCKYLNTSIKKRNMNEHIYSSQLFNINKYENFIKSIIIDTKVCISTCLLCMELFDNDIFLLLTRNKKLCINKKRNNNYHDYINLSCNVCTLIFFYDISCKLFNSDYCDILKTQNLNQQQFVGYLEKWFFLSKDNMLGGKNEENEKYYNDEINESDKINQTDKINQCDKTNQTDKINHCDKTNQCDKTNQSDKTNQCDEKSHNLCALIPNNHLNHKNKRTNKHSFKIFLKKREDVILKVLSLNNMFNKLKCKNCNNVDDIWLCLICSNVGCGRYQKRHAQMHSSQFNHHYCINMKTKKIWNYILDTYIEERIHKNLEDITILHSENSYDDFYKNKYSNIHSSNKNKSKNKIIHNNDHYSKQSYYYIHTNEKKKKEKKPLHLLYYDNNYIDDFTLLDDQEYPLYDYNKNIYNKIYDIFTNDIYINDNLKNELLYILYSQLSHESNIYNNILIELQYIYLNKLEHPKNIMKNITDKILELQIQNNKINLLSTYLANSIKKKNNLKNSLQEKIKFYRNINNNIILQKKNNNINNYSNKNINKEKVDKDLKKIYNLDQTIKQLQQQVDDLLANL encoded by the coding sequence atgtttcATTTAATTGTATACAGCGATGATAGTCTGCAAAAGGTAAAACGCTCGCTGAATGTATtcgaaaatatttatgatcaGAATGGAAACAAACTTGAAAAAGCAGTTGAGCaaagtattaaaaaatgtttgGATTCAGACATgccaaaatatatacataaaataattgatgatgaaaataaagattataaagaatatattaatgattataattataattatatttataattcttaTCTTAGAAAAGATATTATACAATTTTATACTTGTAATTTGTTACagttatatattaaagataCCAAAAATTgtgatttatatttaattgatGAATATGAAGAAGATCAATCAAAATGTAATGataacaaacaaaaaaataaaaatatacataatgtatataaaaaagaaaaacatacTGTTGAAGAATATAATGTTCATTCATCatctaataatatagatgatATATCTGTTGATATGATCAATCTTCCGTTACATCGTTCTCATATATTACTTATACTGTCCTTACCAACATATTATCCATTTTATGAATTCTTTTTATTGATACaagattttataaattttattgtGCACATCAAAATATTTAAGTTAAGAGGTTATTTAAACTTTcttaagaaaaagaaaaaaaaaaaaaaaaaaaaaaaattcaataataaaaaaaaaaataataatattaataataataataattattataataattgtagTAGTTGTTGTATTGataagattaaaaaaaatgatatcgatggagatataaaaaaaaaaaagacagaAAATACAAATGGGGACTCACAAatgaatacatataatatcaaTACCAAATCTCAAAGTAAATGCAAACAAAaagtaaataatttaaaagatgaaagtaacacatatatagaaaatatagaatTATGCAagttgaataataaaaattataataaatttactcatgtggaaaaaaaagaaaaattttataggaaaaatatttatacacatgataatatttatgatgaTCATTTATATTCCTTTGATCATATGGATGATAGTTCTATAAGTTCTggatcatatttatatgaagacTCGTTGAAAAATGTGTCTTTaaaggaagaagaaaaaaaattattaaatacatGTGTAAAGGATAATCTGaaagataattatatgtataatcaAAATGTTTTGGATTTATTAACTGTAAATAATgacattaataataataataataataatataaatgggAATACTTATGATTGttaccaaaaaaataattctttaaattattatgattttcTTTACACAGATAAAATCTTGTCCTCATATAACAAAAtgtatcataatataaaaaaaaacttaaaaaaaaaaaaaaaaattcataccTATTCGAtccttatatttttcaagACACAAATATATGCTgatatgttttataaaaaattccATTGTAGAAATTTAAGTGCCTTTAAGTGTAGAAAGGTATCAgagaaaaaagtaaaaaatttttatgacaactggtatatatattgtgCATTTGtaaatttgatatattatatattaaatgataaagagAATATGGAACATGTGGCTACAAATGAATCGACTAGACAGTTCATGTTGAACAAAAATGtgtatgataatatatctgATGGTATATATGATGGTATGTCTGATGGTATATCTGATGGTATGTCTGATGGTATATCTGATGGTATGTCTGATGGTATATCTGATGGTATGTCTGACGATATATCTAATTTTATGTGTGGTAATGTCCATATGGCATGTGCTGATAAGGATATTCCCTGCAAATACCTTAACACAAGTATCAAAAAGAGAAATATGAATGAACATATTTATTCTTCAcaactttttaatattaataaatatgaaaattttataaaaagtatTATTATAGATACCAAAGTTTGCATTTCTACATGTTTATTATGTATGGAATTATttgataatgatatatttcttctcttgacaagaaataaaaaattatgtattaataaaaaaagaaacaataattatcatgattatattaatttgtcATGTAATGTATGTACgctcatatttttttatgacaTTTCTTGCAAATTGTTTAATAGTGACTACtgtgatattttaaaaacacAAAATTTAAATCAACAGCAATTTGTTGGTTATCTTGAAAAATGGTTTTTTCTTTCAAAGGATAATATGTTAGGTGggaaaaatgaagaaaatgaaaaatattataatgatgaaataaatgaaaGTGATAAGATAAATCAAacagataaaataaatcaatGTGATAAAACAAATCAAactgataaaataaatcattGTGATAAAACAAATCAATGTGATAAAACAAATCAAAGTGATAAAACAAATCAATGTGATGAAAAATCTCATAACCTTTGTGCTTTAATTCCAAATAACCATTTGAACCATAAAAACAAACGTACAAATAAACATTCCTTTAAgatattcttaaaaaaaagagaagatGTTATATTAAAAGTATTATCTTTAAACAACatgtttaataaattaaaatgtaaaaacTGTAATAATGTTGATGATATATGGTTATGTTTGATATGTTCTAATGTTGGGTGTGGAAGGTATCAAAAACGTCATGCTCAGATGCATAGTTCTCAGTTTAATCATCACTATTGTATTAATATGAAGACAAAGAAGATATGgaattatatattagataCATATATTGAAGAAAGAATACATAAGAATTTAGAAGATATTACTATACTACATTCTGAAAATTCTTATgatgatttttataaaaacaaatatagtaatattcatagtagtaataaaaataaaagtaaaaataaaattattcataataatgatcATTATTCAAAGCAAtcgtattattatatacatacaaatgaaaagaaaaaaaaagaaaaaaaacctttgcatcttttatattatgataataattatattgacGATTTTACACTTCTAGATGATCAGGAATATCcattatatgattataataaaaatatttataataaaatatatgatatatttactaatgatatatacataaatgataatttaaaaaatgaattattatatatattatattcacaATTATCACATgaatctaatatatataataatattttaatagaacttcaatatatttatttaaataaactTGAACAtccaaaaaatattatgaaaaatattacagATAAGATATTAGAACTACAAAtccaaaataataaaattaatttattatctaCATATCTAGCtaattctataaaaaaaaaaaataatttaaaaaattctttacaagaaaaaatcaaattttatagaaatataaataataatattattctacagaaaaaaaataataacataaataattattcaaataaaaatataaataaagaaaaggtGGATAAAGacctaaaaaaaatatacaaccTGGATCAAACCATAAAACAGTTGCAACAGCAAGTAGATGACTTACTAGCAAATTTGTAa
- a CDS encoding GTP-binding protein, putative codes for MAPKKKEEEPPKILLGRPKNTLKMGLVGLPNVGKSTTFNVLTKLNIPAENYPFCTIDPHEAKVTVEDERFEWLVKHFNPKSNVHAYLSIFDIAGLVKNAHLGEGLGNNFLSNIAAVDGIYHVVRAFENEDIIHTEGNINPVRDLDIINSELIYKDISHCEKNLEEVTKVLNRNKKDKIKQNEHDVLTAVLNYLKEHKWIKDGTWKSNEIEVINEYNFLTAKPVVYLVNMSEADFIRQKNKYLAKIYNWVQEKNKGTIIPYSAEVEQKILSMDEEEKKQYFQTNNIKQSMLNKIIKTGYYEINLIHFFTCGHDEVKCWTIRKGTKAPQAAGVIHTDFEKGFICAEVYKYTDLVEYKSEGEVKANGKYLQKGKDYVVEDGDIIFFKFNVSSGGKK; via the exons atggctccaaaaaaaaaggagGAAGAGCCCCCAAAGATACTCTTAGGAAG aCCTAAGAATACGTTGAAGATGGGTTTAGTGGGTTTACCCAATGTGG GAAAATCGACTACTTTCAATGTGCTAACCAAATTAAATATCCCTGCTGAGAATTATCCCTTTTGTACAATAGATCCACATGAAGCTAAGGTGACAGTAGAAGATGAAAGATTTGAATGGCTAGTTAAACATTTTAATCCCAAAAGTAATGTGCATGCATATTTATCAATTTTTGATATTGCCGGATTAGTAAAGAATGCTCATTTAGGTGAAGGTTTaggaaataattttttatccaACATTGCAGCTGTAGATGGTATATATCATGTTGTTAGAGCATttgaaaatgaagatattatTCACACTGAAGGTAATATTAATCCTGTACGTGAtttagatataataaattcagaattaatttataaagatatatccCATTGTGAAAAGAATTTAGAAGAAGTAACAAAAGTTttaaatagaaataaaaaagataaaataaaacaaaatgaacaTGATGTTTTGACTGctgtattaaattatttaaaagaacaTAAGTGGATTAAAGATGGTACTTGGAAAAGTAATGAAATAGAagttataaatgaatataattttttaactGCAAAACCAGTTGTATATCTTGTTAATATGAGTGAAGCCGATTTTAtaagacaaaaaaataaatatctagctaaaatttataattgggtacaagaaaaaaataaaggtaCCATTATACCTTATTCAGCTGAAGTGGAACAAAAAATTCTTTCAAtggatgaagaagaaaaaaaacaatatttccaaacaaataatattaaacaaagtatgctaaataaaataattaaaacaGGATATTATGAAATCaatttaatacatttttttacatGTGGTCATGATGAAGTGAAATGCTGGACTATCAGGAAAGGAACAAAAGCTCCACAAGCAGCAGGTGTTATTCATACTGATTTTGAAAAAGGTTTTATATGTGCAGAGGTCTATAAATATACAGATCTTGTTGAATATAAATCAGAAGGAGAAGTTAAAGCTAATggaaaatatttacaaaaaggTAAAGATTATGTGGTTGAAGATGGAgatattatctttttcaaATTTAATGTATCATCAggaggaaaaaaataa